A stretch of Fulvia fulva chromosome 4, complete sequence DNA encodes these proteins:
- a CDS encoding Cytochrome c oxidase subunit 4, mitochondrial, whose product MFLRRAAPALTKRVVFQPAIRRSFAVSARKWETKANPKIGEPSSELKPFEGEGRDGRSKMKRNITSERDLMPQGGKPGTIPTDLEQATGLERLEILGKMQGVDVFDMRPLDASRKGTLEDPIIVKSFGDEQYIGCTGYPVDSHVVIWLTTSRDRPIERCPECGSVYKMEYVGPQDDGHGHHDDHGHADTDGSHNFEGEPKTMADFIKPEYR is encoded by the exons ATGTTCCTCCGCCGCGCCGCACCCGCGCTCACAAAGCGCGTTGTCTTCCAGCCTGCCATTCGACGATCCTTTGCAGTCTCCGCGCGGAAAT GGGAGACCAAGGCAAACCCAAAGATCGGCGAGCCAAGCTCTGAGTTGAAGCCGTTCGAAGGTGAGGGACGAGATGGGAGGAGCAAGATGAAGAGGA ACATCACAAGCGAGCGCGATCTTATGCCACAGGGTGGTAAGCCGGGTACCATTCCCACAGATCTCGAGCAGGCCACCGGTCTCGAGCGTCTCGAAATTCTCGGAAAGATGCAGGGTGTGGATGTCTTCGATATGCGCCCACTCGATGCTTCGCGCAAAG GCACGCTCGAAGACCCAATCATCGTCAAGTCCTTCGGCGACGAGCAGTACATCGGCTGCACCGGATATCCAGTAGACTCCCACGTCGTTATCTGGCTCACAACCTCCCGCGACCGACCCATCGAGCGCTGCCCAGAGTGCGGAAGCGTGTACAAGATGGAGTACGTTGGTCCACAAGATGATGGACACGGTCACCACGACGACCACGGACACGCAGACACTGATGGATCGCACAACTTCGAGGGCGAGCCAAAGACGATGGCAGATTTCATCAAGCCCGAGTACAGATAG